In Anaerotignum faecicola, a genomic segment contains:
- a CDS encoding amino acid ABC transporter ATP-binding protein yields the protein MIKVKVEKLQKSFGSLEVLKGIDLEVKEGEVVCLIGPSGSGKSTFLRCLNRLEETTAGTVIVDDNDITDPKCNINKVRENIGMVFQQFNLFPHLSVLENIMLAPVDRKKLTKAEAKQTAERLLATVGLAEKAGEYPPNLSGGQQQRVAIARALAMSPDIMLFDEPTSALDPEMVGEVLEVMKQLARDGMTMIVVTHEMGFAREVADRVIFMDGGYIVEQGTPAEVFGNPQNKRTQDFLNKVL from the coding sequence AAAATTGCAAAAAAGCTTTGGCAGCCTTGAGGTTTTGAAGGGGATTGATCTGGAAGTCAAGGAAGGGGAAGTCGTTTGTCTGATTGGTCCTTCCGGTTCCGGCAAATCTACATTTCTGCGTTGCCTGAATCGTCTGGAAGAAACGACTGCAGGTACTGTTATTGTTGACGATAATGATATTACAGATCCCAAATGCAATATCAATAAGGTGAGAGAGAATATCGGCATGGTATTTCAGCAGTTTAATCTGTTCCCTCATCTGAGTGTTTTGGAAAATATTATGCTTGCGCCTGTGGACAGAAAGAAGCTGACAAAGGCGGAGGCAAAGCAAACAGCGGAACGCCTGCTGGCGACAGTCGGTCTTGCGGAAAAGGCAGGGGAATATCCCCCCAATCTTTCCGGCGGACAGCAGCAGCGTGTTGCCATTGCACGAGCTTTGGCAATGAGTCCCGATATTATGCTGTTTGACGAGCCTACCTCCGCGCTTGACCCCGAAATGGTCGGCGAGGTTCTGGAGGTTATGAAGCAGCTTGCAAGGGATGGCATGACCATGATTGTAGTAACGCATGAAATGGGCTTTGCCAGAGAGGTTGCTGACCGTGTGATTTTCATGGATGGCGGCTATATCGTGGAGCAGGGGACACCGGCAGAGGTGTTTGGCAATCCGCAGAATAAGAGAACGCAGGATTTCCTGAATAAGGTTCTGTAA